One region of Demequina sp. TMPB413 genomic DNA includes:
- the galK gene encoding galactokinase, producing MTVPSSLADHFASLYGAVPEGVWSAPGRANLIGEHTDYNNGYVLPFAIAERTWCAARLTDTGELRVSSTAQPSQHSVAIAEIADATFEGWSGYALGVAWAFHEAGHDLSGARGVDILVDSTVPLGAGLSSSAALESAVAVTLNDLWGLGLDRMSLARAGQRAENGAIGAPTGIMDQVASLFGQSDHAVLLDCASLHTATVPLKLEPNSLALVVIDSRVKHAHANGGYASRREACERGAAALGVTFLRELTVAELDKAKGLLDDETFRRVRHVVTENARVLDTVEALATAGPQAIGDLLLASHASMRDDFEISVPQIDVIVDAAMTAGAVGARLTGGGFGGSAVALVPAEKVQALTESVHAAAHAQGFTEPAVLTVNPSQGARRDL from the coding sequence ATGACGGTCCCGTCAAGCCTCGCCGATCACTTCGCCTCGCTTTACGGCGCCGTCCCCGAGGGGGTCTGGTCGGCCCCAGGGCGCGCCAACCTGATCGGTGAGCACACCGACTACAACAACGGTTACGTTCTGCCGTTCGCCATCGCCGAACGCACCTGGTGCGCCGCGCGGCTCACGGACACAGGCGAACTGAGAGTGTCGAGCACCGCTCAGCCCAGCCAACACTCCGTCGCCATCGCGGAGATCGCCGATGCGACCTTCGAGGGCTGGTCGGGCTACGCGCTGGGCGTGGCCTGGGCGTTTCACGAAGCGGGTCACGACCTCAGCGGCGCCCGTGGGGTTGACATCCTCGTGGACTCGACGGTCCCGCTCGGCGCTGGATTGTCATCCTCAGCCGCGCTTGAATCCGCCGTGGCGGTGACCCTCAACGATCTGTGGGGCCTCGGGCTCGACCGCATGTCCCTCGCCAGGGCCGGTCAACGCGCAGAGAACGGCGCGATCGGCGCGCCAACGGGAATCATGGATCAGGTCGCGTCGCTGTTCGGACAATCCGACCACGCGGTGTTGCTCGACTGCGCCTCACTCCACACCGCAACCGTTCCGCTCAAGCTTGAGCCCAACAGCTTGGCACTCGTGGTGATCGATTCGCGAGTCAAGCACGCTCACGCAAACGGTGGCTATGCGTCGCGGCGGGAAGCCTGCGAGCGAGGCGCCGCAGCCCTCGGGGTGACCTTTCTTCGCGAACTCACTGTGGCCGAGTTGGACAAGGCCAAAGGCCTCCTCGACGACGAGACCTTCAGGCGCGTACGGCACGTCGTCACCGAGAACGCAAGGGTCCTCGACACCGTCGAGGCGCTTGCCACCGCCGGACCTCAGGCGATCGGCGATCTGCTCCTGGCCTCCCACGCCTCCATGCGGGACGACTTCGAGATCTCCGTGCCACAAATTGATGTGATCGTCGACGCCGCCATGACCGCTGGCGCTGTCGGCGCACGGCTCACCGGCGGGGGTTTTGGGGGCTCGGCCGTGGCGCTTGTTCCTGCCGAGAAGGTCCAGGCCCTGACGGAGTCAGTGCACGCCGCCGCGCACGCTCAAGGATTCACTGAGCCTGCGGTCCTCACCGTCAATCCCTCCCAAGGC
- the glgX gene encoding glycogen debranching protein GlgX, whose product MALVPSSNTPPVPPSPDRHRLGVHVVDGGVSVAVTAAHASAVEFCLFTDDVETRFALNGPHHGVWHGFVAGVEPGQRYGFRASGPWATKRGHRYNPAKLLIDPYGRGLDGQLAPMTAPGASALRSNRDGTDTAPLTPRSVVVGDPQAPLHHPKPRTPWQDTVLYEAHVKGFTKTMPGIPEELRGTYAGLAHPASIEHLTNLGITAIELLPIHAFASEPHLEGMGLSNYWGYSTMNFFTPHAPYATAEARAAGAEAVRDEFRGMVDLLHAAGIEVILDVVYNHTMEGGWGDRVVSWRGLDNYAYYRHSPMNPQHYDDVTGTGNSLDFSQPTVIKMALDSLRYWTDVMGVDGFRFDLAVTLGRTMNGFSTDHPFLVALTTDPSLGSAKLIAEPWDIGLGGWQVGNFPMPMAEWNDRFRDYVRSYWLTFGAGKVGGRDHATAPELATRLAGSADLFGHTEPYGMRGPMASINFITAHDGFTAYDLTAYNDKHNEANGEHNRDGTDNNRSFNHGVEGDTDDAEVLAARRRSLRNLLGTLLLSAGTPMLVAGDELGRTQGGNNNAYCQDNEISWLDWEVQPWQQELRDTVAHLIALRKRHLVLRPERFYDGVDEDPRDQNLRADSAWFTLSGDHEDEDWWEDPSTRVVQFMRSLSNPAEADALLVINGSRDNASVTIPDDDGALWNLAWDSAWESPAERTEDLTAPGSTTEMHAMSMRLYVSAV is encoded by the coding sequence ATGGCTCTTGTCCCCTCGAGTAACACGCCCCCCGTCCCCCCTTCTCCCGATCGTCACCGGCTCGGCGTGCACGTGGTGGACGGAGGAGTATCGGTCGCGGTGACGGCCGCGCACGCGTCCGCGGTGGAGTTCTGCCTGTTCACTGACGACGTAGAGACGCGCTTCGCGCTCAATGGACCCCACCACGGCGTGTGGCACGGCTTCGTCGCCGGAGTGGAACCAGGTCAGCGTTATGGCTTCAGGGCATCAGGTCCTTGGGCGACCAAGCGAGGTCACCGCTACAACCCCGCCAAGCTGCTGATTGACCCGTACGGGCGCGGCCTCGACGGACAACTAGCGCCGATGACCGCGCCTGGCGCGAGCGCCCTCAGGTCGAACCGTGATGGCACCGACACCGCGCCGCTCACGCCTCGGTCCGTGGTGGTGGGCGACCCGCAGGCACCGCTGCACCATCCCAAGCCCCGTACGCCTTGGCAGGACACGGTGCTGTACGAAGCTCACGTCAAGGGTTTCACCAAGACGATGCCTGGTATCCCTGAGGAACTTCGAGGCACGTACGCAGGGCTGGCGCACCCCGCAAGCATTGAGCACCTCACCAACCTCGGCATCACTGCCATCGAGTTATTGCCCATTCACGCCTTCGCTTCCGAGCCTCACCTTGAGGGCATGGGGCTCAGCAATTACTGGGGCTACTCGACGATGAACTTCTTCACGCCGCACGCCCCGTATGCCACGGCCGAGGCGCGCGCCGCGGGTGCGGAGGCGGTGCGTGACGAGTTCAGAGGGATGGTCGATCTTCTGCACGCCGCCGGGATCGAAGTGATCCTCGACGTGGTCTACAACCACACGATGGAGGGCGGCTGGGGCGACCGCGTGGTGAGTTGGAGGGGGCTCGACAACTACGCGTATTACCGCCACAGCCCCATGAACCCGCAGCATTACGACGACGTCACGGGCACAGGCAACTCGCTCGACTTTTCGCAGCCGACCGTCATCAAGATGGCCCTCGACTCGCTGCGGTACTGGACCGATGTGATGGGGGTCGATGGCTTCCGCTTTGACCTGGCAGTCACGCTGGGCCGCACCATGAACGGCTTTTCTACCGACCACCCGTTCCTCGTTGCGCTCACGACTGATCCTTCGCTCGGATCGGCCAAGCTCATCGCCGAGCCTTGGGACATCGGGCTCGGCGGTTGGCAAGTAGGCAATTTCCCGATGCCGATGGCCGAGTGGAACGACCGCTTCCGCGACTATGTGCGCTCGTATTGGTTGACATTTGGCGCCGGCAAGGTGGGAGGAAGGGATCACGCGACGGCTCCCGAACTCGCTACGCGTCTCGCGGGCTCCGCGGACCTGTTCGGCCACACCGAGCCGTACGGAATGCGCGGCCCCATGGCGTCGATCAACTTCATCACCGCCCACGATGGCTTCACGGCCTACGACCTCACGGCGTACAACGACAAGCACAACGAGGCCAACGGCGAACACAACAGGGACGGCACCGACAACAACCGCTCGTTCAACCACGGCGTCGAGGGAGACACAGACGACGCCGAGGTACTGGCGGCGCGCAGGCGCTCGCTGCGCAATCTCCTCGGCACCCTGCTGCTATCGGCCGGCACGCCGATGCTGGTCGCTGGAGACGAACTGGGCCGCACCCAGGGCGGCAACAACAACGCGTACTGCCAAGACAACGAGATCTCGTGGCTCGATTGGGAGGTGCAGCCTTGGCAACAGGAGCTGCGTGACACCGTCGCTCACCTGATCGCACTGCGCAAGCGTCACCTCGTGTTGCGGCCGGAGCGCTTCTATGACGGCGTCGACGAGGACCCCCGTGACCAGAACCTCAGGGCCGATTCAGCGTGGTTCACCCTCTCGGGCGATCACGAAGACGAGGACTGGTGGGAGGACCCTTCCACGCGCGTGGTGCAGTTCATGAGATCGCTGTCGAACCCTGCAGAGGCCGACGCCCTGCTCGTGATCAACGGCTCGCGCGACAACGCATCCGTGACCATTCCTGACGACGACGGCGCGCTGTGGAACCTCGCGTGGGACTCCGCATGGGAGAGCCCCGCAGAACGCACGGAAGATCTGACGGCGCCAGGAAGCACCACCGAGATGCACGCCATGTCGATGCGCCTCTACGTCAGCGCGGTGTAG
- a CDS encoding electron transfer flavoprotein subunit beta/FixA family protein: MRIVVTVKFVPDLQSQRSFTDGTVTRTADDGTMNELDENAVEAALQLRESLPEGEAEVYAVTVGGSDAVAAVRKALQLGVDHAVHVSDDAIAGSDVFGTARVLAAAVREIEKDGPVDLVITGMAALDGLTSMLPTALAAELDIAQLTLASSLAVADGSATIERHMPDAHETVTAPLPALVSVTDEANKPRYPNFKLIMAARSKPVTTWSLADIGVDPVQVGAMASRTTVLEASPVPERENRVLVTDKGDGGTRLAEFLIERGLA, encoded by the coding sequence ATGCGCATCGTGGTCACCGTAAAGTTTGTCCCCGACCTCCAATCGCAACGCTCCTTCACCGACGGCACCGTCACCCGCACGGCGGACGACGGCACGATGAATGAGCTTGACGAGAACGCGGTAGAGGCAGCCCTGCAACTAAGAGAGTCTCTCCCCGAGGGCGAGGCAGAGGTCTACGCCGTCACCGTCGGCGGGTCCGACGCCGTGGCCGCCGTGCGGAAGGCCTTGCAGTTGGGAGTCGACCACGCCGTGCACGTCAGCGACGACGCCATTGCTGGCTCCGACGTGTTCGGCACCGCTCGGGTGCTGGCCGCCGCCGTGCGCGAGATCGAAAAGGACGGCCCCGTCGATCTGGTCATCACTGGCATGGCTGCGCTCGATGGGCTCACGTCGATGCTGCCCACCGCGCTCGCAGCCGAACTCGATATCGCCCAGCTGACCCTGGCGTCGTCCCTTGCCGTGGCAGACGGAAGTGCCACGATCGAGCGACACATGCCCGATGCTCACGAGACCGTGACGGCGCCGCTTCCGGCGCTCGTGTCCGTCACCGACGAGGCGAACAAGCCTCGCTATCCCAACTTCAAACTCATCATGGCCGCGAGGAGCAAGCCCGTCACCACGTGGTCCCTGGCAGACATTGGAGTGGACCCCGTGCAAGTGGGCGCGATGGCGTCCCGCACCACCGTGCTCGAGGCGTCGCCGGTGCCGGAGCGCGAGAATCGCGTCCTGGTCACAGACAAGGGAGACGGCGGCACGCGACTTGCCGAGTTCCTCATCGAAAGGGGACTCGCATGA
- a CDS encoding electron transfer flavoprotein subunit alpha/FixB family protein translates to MTDVIVAVLVEHRGTEIAQPTLEALTLARSLGAPVAVWMGEQPPPAQVERLGEYGAAEVRVLEVGEGARHPVTAAAAVGAATADASVVLMVSTFANKEIATRLALATGAGVVVDAAGAELVDGRVETTQTVFAATWKVRTRVNADKAVVTLRPNTTQAVAADAAGAAEVVSVIPLLPEVRESVVSVTPVEREEGVPLSEAAVVVSGGRGTSGDYTLVRELADVLGGAVGASRDATDEGWISHEHMVGQTGVTVTPALYVACGISGAVHHRGGMQASGTIVAVNIDPDAPIFEIADFGVVGDLNDVIPQAIAGIKAHRDA, encoded by the coding sequence ATGACCGACGTGATCGTGGCGGTGCTCGTCGAGCATCGCGGAACCGAGATTGCCCAACCGACGCTCGAGGCGCTCACCTTGGCGCGAAGTCTTGGCGCCCCCGTCGCCGTGTGGATGGGCGAGCAGCCCCCTCCCGCCCAGGTGGAGCGTCTCGGCGAGTACGGCGCCGCAGAGGTGCGCGTTCTCGAAGTGGGCGAAGGAGCCCGCCATCCCGTCACAGCGGCTGCAGCCGTGGGTGCGGCCACCGCCGATGCCTCGGTGGTGCTCATGGTCTCGACGTTTGCGAACAAGGAGATTGCGACAAGGCTCGCGCTCGCGACCGGCGCTGGAGTCGTGGTCGACGCTGCCGGTGCGGAGTTGGTCGATGGGCGGGTCGAGACGACCCAGACCGTCTTTGCCGCGACGTGGAAGGTGCGCACGCGCGTCAACGCCGACAAGGCGGTCGTGACGCTGCGCCCTAACACGACGCAGGCCGTCGCCGCCGATGCGGCCGGTGCAGCAGAAGTCGTGTCGGTCATCCCGTTGTTGCCGGAAGTACGCGAATCAGTGGTCTCGGTGACTCCAGTGGAGCGTGAGGAGGGCGTCCCGCTCTCGGAAGCCGCCGTCGTGGTCTCCGGCGGGCGCGGCACGAGCGGCGACTACACGCTGGTGCGCGAGCTTGCCGATGTGCTCGGCGGCGCGGTGGGCGCCTCGCGCGACGCGACGGACGAGGGCTGGATCAGCCACGAGCACATGGTGGGCCAGACCGGCGTGACCGTCACGCCCGCGCTGTACGTGGCATGCGGCATTTCCGGTGCGGTGCACCACCGCGGGGGCATGCAGGCCTCTGGCACCATCGTGGCCGTCAACATCGATCCAGACGCCCCGATCTTCGAGATTGCCGACTTTGGCGTGGTGGGGGATCTGAACGACGTGATTCCGCAGGCGATCGCTGGGATCAAGGCGCACCGGGACGCCTGA
- a CDS encoding ExeM/NucH family extracellular endonuclease, with protein MRSRIVAPVGLLSLTGGLAVAVPATAAPASDLFLSEYVEGSSFNKAVEIYNGTGADVDLAPYVLTQYSNGNTSASVALDLTGTLAAGDVFVVAHSSADPAILAQADLTTGAGLFNGDDALVLSNAGTTIDSFGQVGVDPGAEWVGGGANDTLRRLPSVCAGDADETDEFDASVEWEAFASDTFDGLGAHTATCTGDGGDGGDGGDGGDGGDGGTPTVTPIHDVQGAGAASPLAGDVVTVQGVVVGDYEGPSPALRGFYLQQDDATVDGDPATSEGIFVFNSTNDDVDLGDVVGVTGTVGEFQGQTQISSVTELDVLGSGAAVTAATVTLPFASADAAEAYEGMLVTFPQDLYVTEYYQQGRSGEVVLSSGGRLQQPTAVAEPGAPAQAIQAANNLNRITIDDATNAQNADPVFGGGGNPLTASNPLRGGDTVTDLVGVMTYTWGGYSSSPNAYRVRPVGDLSDSGLVPGGGVPVFASANPRPTEPEDVGGSLKVASFNVLNYFLTLDASGNQCGPVGFEDDCRGAETAEEFERQRTKLLEALQALDADVIALMEMENTPGVDPAADLAAGLNAAQGITGWESIDTGVLGTDVIRVGLIYRGDLVRPAGDFTVMDSSVDPRFDDSRNRPSLAQTFVQMDGSEHVTLVVNHLKSKGSCPGDGSANDDAGDGAACWNETRTQAAEALVDWIDAGNAGNGDPDVVLMGDLNSYAMEDPIQVFVDAGYADLSLGEYSYVFDGQWGYLDYALASPSLQPQVTGVTEFHINADEVPVLDYNTNFQTPEQIAALYAPDMYRTSDHDPILLGLDLDSGVTFAVTPDVVAGAEHSLVDVDVTATGPDSAPWTVEIINAFSTQADDGMAAGDLPGDASIVDSDTAQFRAEEYGGEERLYVMYVEAVGPNGERVFRSLEVPVEVEPAAAPTCSVQSWTHQWWGGGFKTTVVVRNLTDERINGWTLDYSMDEHAKIWFGWNGNMTKTGTDVSVDNVFYNATIWPGSARSFGYLGTSRGDAEPVGPFMLNGQQCEVIG; from the coding sequence GTGCGCTCGAGGATTGTCGCCCCCGTCGGATTGCTGTCGCTCACCGGAGGGCTGGCGGTGGCGGTTCCCGCCACAGCCGCTCCCGCCTCAGACCTGTTCTTGTCCGAGTACGTCGAGGGCAGTTCATTCAACAAGGCCGTGGAGATCTACAACGGCACCGGCGCCGACGTTGACCTCGCGCCGTACGTCCTCACGCAATACTCGAATGGCAATACCTCTGCGAGCGTCGCTCTCGACTTGACCGGCACCCTGGCAGCTGGGGACGTCTTTGTGGTCGCGCACTCGAGCGCCGACCCGGCAATCCTTGCGCAAGCCGATCTCACCACCGGAGCGGGCCTGTTCAACGGTGACGACGCCCTAGTGCTGAGCAATGCGGGAACGACCATCGACTCCTTCGGCCAGGTGGGCGTCGATCCCGGTGCAGAGTGGGTAGGTGGCGGCGCGAATGACACGTTGCGCCGACTCCCGAGCGTCTGTGCGGGTGACGCCGACGAGACGGATGAATTCGACGCCTCGGTCGAGTGGGAGGCGTTTGCCTCAGACACGTTTGACGGACTCGGAGCCCACACCGCGACGTGCACGGGAGATGGTGGCGATGGCGGTGACGGCGGTGACGGTGGCGATGGCGGTGACGGTGGCACCCCGACCGTGACGCCCATCCACGACGTCCAGGGCGCTGGAGCAGCGTCGCCACTGGCCGGTGACGTTGTGACCGTCCAGGGCGTCGTCGTCGGCGATTACGAGGGTCCGAGCCCCGCCCTGCGAGGCTTCTACCTGCAGCAGGACGACGCGACCGTCGACGGCGACCCTGCCACTTCTGAAGGCATCTTCGTCTTCAACTCCACCAATGACGATGTCGATCTTGGTGACGTTGTCGGCGTCACAGGGACGGTGGGCGAGTTCCAGGGCCAGACGCAAATCAGTTCGGTGACCGAACTCGACGTGCTCGGATCAGGAGCCGCGGTGACGGCTGCGACCGTGACGCTTCCCTTCGCGTCGGCCGACGCTGCCGAGGCTTACGAGGGCATGCTCGTCACCTTCCCACAAGACTTGTACGTCACCGAGTATTACCAGCAGGGACGTTCTGGCGAGGTCGTCTTGAGTTCTGGCGGACGGCTCCAGCAGCCGACTGCTGTCGCCGAGCCTGGCGCACCCGCGCAGGCCATTCAGGCGGCGAACAACCTCAACCGCATCACCATTGACGATGCGACCAACGCCCAGAACGCCGACCCCGTGTTCGGCGGCGGCGGCAACCCGCTCACCGCGAGCAACCCGCTGCGCGGCGGTGACACCGTGACGGACCTCGTGGGCGTCATGACCTACACCTGGGGCGGCTACTCCAGCTCGCCCAACGCGTACCGTGTGCGCCCTGTGGGCGACCTGAGCGACAGCGGGCTGGTGCCAGGGGGCGGCGTGCCGGTCTTCGCGTCAGCCAACCCGCGGCCCACCGAGCCGGAAGACGTCGGCGGCAGCCTCAAGGTCGCCAGTTTCAACGTGCTCAACTACTTCCTCACGCTCGACGCCTCCGGCAACCAGTGCGGACCGGTGGGCTTCGAGGATGACTGCCGCGGCGCAGAAACCGCCGAGGAGTTCGAGCGCCAGCGCACCAAGTTGCTCGAGGCACTCCAGGCGCTCGATGCTGACGTGATTGCGCTCATGGAGATGGAGAACACTCCTGGGGTGGACCCGGCGGCCGACCTCGCGGCAGGCCTCAACGCCGCGCAGGGCATCACCGGTTGGGAATCGATCGATACCGGCGTGCTGGGCACCGACGTGATTCGGGTGGGCCTCATCTACCGCGGTGACTTGGTCCGACCGGCGGGCGATTTCACCGTGATGGATTCCTCCGTGGACCCGCGTTTTGACGACAGCCGCAATCGGCCTTCGCTCGCCCAGACGTTTGTGCAGATGGACGGTTCCGAGCACGTCACGCTGGTGGTCAACCACCTCAAGTCGAAGGGCTCGTGCCCTGGGGACGGCTCCGCCAACGACGACGCTGGCGACGGTGCCGCGTGTTGGAACGAGACCAGGACGCAAGCAGCTGAGGCCCTTGTCGACTGGATCGATGCTGGCAATGCAGGCAATGGCGACCCCGACGTCGTCCTGATGGGAGACCTGAACTCCTACGCCATGGAGGACCCCATCCAGGTCTTCGTCGACGCGGGTTACGCGGACCTGAGCCTGGGCGAGTACTCCTACGTGTTCGACGGACAGTGGGGATACCTCGACTACGCGCTCGCGTCACCTAGCTTGCAGCCGCAGGTCACCGGCGTGACGGAGTTCCACATCAACGCCGACGAGGTGCCGGTGCTCGACTACAACACCAACTTCCAGACGCCGGAGCAGATCGCGGCCCTGTACGCGCCAGACATGTACAGGACATCGGACCACGATCCGATCCTGCTGGGGCTCGACCTTGACTCCGGCGTGACCTTCGCGGTGACACCGGACGTGGTGGCCGGCGCCGAGCACTCGCTGGTTGATGTCGACGTGACGGCGACCGGTCCCGACAGCGCGCCGTGGACGGTCGAGATCATCAACGCGTTCTCGACTCAGGCAGACGACGGCATGGCTGCGGGAGACCTGCCAGGTGACGCGAGCATCGTCGACAGCGACACTGCCCAGTTCCGCGCCGAGGAGTACGGCGGCGAGGAGCGTCTCTACGTCATGTACGTCGAGGCGGTCGGGCCCAACGGGGAGCGCGTGTTCCGCTCGCTCGAGGTGCCCGTCGAGGTCGAGCCTGCCGCTGCGCCCACCTGCTCGGTGCAGTCCTGGACCCACCAATGGTGGGGCGGGGGCTTCAAGACCACGGTGGTGGTGCGCAACCTGACCGACGAGCGGATCAACGGCTGGACGCTCGACTACAGCATGGACGAGCACGCGAAGATCTGGTTCGGTTGGAACGGCAACATGACCAAGACGGGCACCGATGTCTCGGTGGACAACGTGTTCTACAACGCGACCATCTGGCCGGGCTCCGCACGGTCGTTTGGATACCTCGGCACCAGCCGAGGCGACGCCGAGCCCGTGGGGCCCTTCATGCTCAATGGTCAGCAGTGCGAGGTGATCGGCTAG
- a CDS encoding oxidoreductase: MATWFITGCSTGIGRTAVEAVAHAGHTVVATARRPETLDDLVAAHPDNVIALPLDVTDDASVESAIAAAVARLGRIDVLVNNAGIGYFSTIEESDEADVRAMMEANFWGAARVTTALLPHFRERRAGHILTVSSIAGVRGSAGLGYYCATKFAVSGFMEALAAEVSHLGIKITLIEPGPVRSLWIPSGEKKQDVMADYAEVMEPFWDRINNLPGRQPGSPEALAEAMLALVEAPEPPLHFIAGVHALAGTRTKIERLTVDVDAWEELTRSVDRPA, translated from the coding sequence ATGGCCACCTGGTTCATCACCGGCTGCTCGACCGGCATCGGACGCACCGCCGTGGAGGCCGTCGCACACGCGGGGCACACCGTCGTCGCGACCGCGCGCCGCCCTGAGACCCTCGACGACCTCGTTGCGGCGCATCCGGACAACGTGATCGCACTGCCTCTCGACGTGACGGACGACGCTTCGGTTGAGTCGGCCATCGCGGCCGCCGTGGCGCGGTTGGGACGCATCGACGTGCTGGTGAACAACGCCGGAATCGGCTACTTCTCCACCATCGAGGAGTCTGACGAGGCCGACGTGCGGGCCATGATGGAGGCGAATTTCTGGGGTGCGGCACGAGTCACCACGGCGCTCCTTCCTCACTTCCGCGAGCGCCGCGCGGGGCACATCCTGACCGTGTCATCCATTGCAGGCGTGCGTGGGTCTGCAGGCCTCGGCTACTACTGCGCCACCAAGTTCGCGGTTTCCGGCTTCATGGAGGCACTCGCCGCCGAAGTGTCGCACCTTGGCATCAAGATCACCCTGATCGAACCGGGGCCGGTGCGGTCCCTGTGGATCCCCTCTGGCGAGAAGAAACAGGACGTCATGGCGGACTACGCGGAGGTGATGGAGCCCTTCTGGGACCGCATCAACAACCTCCCGGGACGCCAGCCAGGCTCGCCAGAGGCCCTCGCGGAGGCGATGCTCGCCCTTGTCGAGGCGCCGGAACCGCCCTTACACTTCATCGCGGGCGTCCACGCCCTCGCTGGCACCCGCACCAAGATCGAGCGCTTGACGGTCGACGTTGACGCGTGGGAGGAACTGACACGGTCGGTCGACCGGCCCGCGTAG
- a CDS encoding cysteine desulfurase family protein, which translates to MRHYLDHAATTPMRPAAREAWLEASHVVGNASSLHASGRSARSLLEDARDRVAAALGAHPTEVIFTSGGTEANNLAIKGGYWARRALDADRARVVTTAVEHHSALDPGRWIAAEQGGIAVELPVDADAHISLDALAAELEMASTSTCLVSIQSVNNEVGAVQPVAKVVALAAAHGIPVHSDAVQAIGHVPFDFANSGLATAAVSSHKVGGPVAAGALLARRDAALSSLTHGGGQERRVRSGTVDVAAAWAFAVAIEEAVGGLDAEAARLAALGDRLAHAITAASSGAVVHGPSHGAPHIVHAIIPGASSEALLVALDLAGVEVSPGAACTAGVVEPSHVVLAMGRPPAEALSTVRFSLGWNTTDADVDAAIAALPGAIAHVSR; encoded by the coding sequence GTGCGCCACTACCTTGATCATGCCGCGACGACGCCGATGCGTCCCGCCGCTCGCGAGGCATGGCTTGAGGCCTCACACGTCGTGGGCAATGCGTCGAGCCTGCATGCGTCGGGCCGCTCTGCGCGATCGCTGCTCGAGGATGCGCGCGATCGAGTCGCTGCGGCCCTCGGTGCTCACCCGACCGAGGTGATCTTCACCTCGGGGGGTACTGAGGCGAACAACCTCGCAATAAAGGGTGGCTATTGGGCGCGGCGGGCCCTCGACGCCGACAGGGCGCGGGTGGTGACGACCGCAGTGGAACACCACTCTGCGCTAGATCCCGGGCGCTGGATCGCCGCCGAGCAAGGAGGGATCGCTGTCGAACTCCCTGTCGACGCCGACGCGCATATATCGCTCGACGCGCTTGCCGCCGAGTTAGAGATGGCAAGCACCAGTACGTGCCTGGTGTCCATCCAGTCCGTCAACAACGAAGTGGGTGCTGTGCAGCCCGTGGCCAAGGTGGTCGCGCTCGCGGCCGCCCACGGCATCCCCGTGCACTCCGACGCCGTGCAGGCCATCGGCCACGTGCCCTTTGACTTTGCGAACAGCGGCCTGGCGACCGCAGCGGTGAGCTCTCACAAGGTGGGCGGGCCCGTGGCGGCGGGTGCGTTGCTCGCGCGCAGGGACGCCGCGCTGTCGTCGCTGACTCATGGGGGAGGGCAGGAGCGGAGAGTCCGTTCTGGCACGGTCGACGTGGCCGCCGCGTGGGCGTTCGCGGTGGCTATCGAGGAGGCAGTGGGCGGACTTGATGCCGAAGCCGCGCGGCTAGCGGCTCTGGGTGATCGGCTCGCTCACGCGATCACGGCGGCCTCCTCGGGTGCCGTCGTCCACGGTCCCAGCCACGGTGCGCCCCACATCGTTCACGCGATCATTCCTGGAGCCTCGTCCGAGGCGCTGCTGGTCGCGCTCGACCTCGCAGGCGTTGAGGTGTCGCCAGGCGCGGCCTGCACGGCCGGAGTCGTCGAGCCAAGCCACGTGGTGCTCGCGATGGGAAGGCCACCTGCCGAGGCGCTGTCAACAGTGCGCTTCTCGCTCGGATGGAACACGACAGACGCCGACGTCGACGCCGCCATCGCGGCGCTCCCTGGCGCCATCGCGCATGTGAGTCGCTAG
- a CDS encoding TetR/AcrR family transcriptional regulator: MHVPTDSAAERISQAAMRLLRSEGRRGVTVRAVAAAAGVQAPAIYRTFGDMYGLFSALATEGFHTYLERKRAVSDKDPVQALRAAWDVHVEFGLDEPDLYLLMYGDPTRITRCDAAVEAWQMLTSTLERIARSGRLALPVAQAAHVTHSASMGVTLTLIGQDPAERDPRTSDILREATLAAILTDPVPATHTPAAALAVALSAALDETTPLTHGQRAILNEMLDVIASHREQ; the protein is encoded by the coding sequence GTGCACGTGCCCACCGACAGCGCAGCAGAGCGCATCTCTCAAGCCGCCATGCGCCTGCTGCGGAGCGAGGGCCGACGCGGCGTGACTGTGCGAGCGGTTGCCGCAGCTGCTGGCGTGCAGGCACCCGCCATCTATCGCACCTTCGGGGACATGTACGGACTGTTCTCAGCGCTCGCGACGGAGGGATTCCACACCTATCTCGAACGCAAACGCGCGGTGTCCGACAAGGATCCCGTCCAGGCCCTGCGCGCGGCATGGGACGTCCACGTTGAGTTCGGACTCGACGAGCCCGATCTGTACCTCCTCATGTACGGGGATCCGACCAGGATCACGCGCTGCGACGCCGCGGTCGAGGCCTGGCAGATGCTTACCTCGACCCTTGAACGCATCGCGAGGTCTGGCAGACTGGCGCTACCCGTGGCCCAAGCGGCACACGTGACCCACTCGGCGTCCATGGGAGTCACGCTCACCCTCATCGGACAAGACCCTGCCGAGCGCGATCCGCGCACCTCGGACATCTTGAGGGAAGCGACGCTTGCCGCGATCCTCACCGACCCAGTGCCAGCAACTCACACCCCTGCCGCGGCCCTCGCAGTTGCCCTCTCAGCAGCGCTCGACGAGACGACGCCACTCACGCATGGCCAGCGAGCGATCCTCAACGAGATGCTCGACGTCATCGCCTCGCACCGGGAGCAGTAG